A region from the Mucilaginibacter sp. CSA2-8R genome encodes:
- a CDS encoding substrate-binding domain-containing protein yields MATCRQQPTLRAKGEDTFITGKAQFLADESFEPILEQQAYVFKALYPEAKPQFIYKSENDLLRLFLNDSIRVAIMSRDLKPNELQILKNRNLAPAVNRFAIDAIVLIVNEKSADTLITVNQIKQMLSGKINTDKNIVFDNPNSSLVRYLKDFSGNELKQKNIYALKSNKDVITYVSEHPNSIGIVGFSWLDDPDKDYADAVSKVKVVGVRDENNDKAPTEYFKPSQETLALKQYPLSRGLYILDSSGKMGLAAGFAAFMKSDKGQRIILKSGLLPDSIPQREMILKK; encoded by the coding sequence TTGGCAACCTGCCGCCAGCAACCTACTCTACGTGCAAAAGGCGAAGACACTTTTATAACTGGCAAGGCCCAGTTTTTGGCCGACGAGTCTTTTGAGCCGATACTTGAGCAACAGGCTTACGTATTTAAAGCACTGTACCCTGAAGCCAAACCTCAGTTTATCTATAAGTCGGAAAACGATTTGCTGCGGCTCTTTTTAAACGACAGCATTAGGGTTGCTATCATGTCGCGCGATTTGAAGCCGAATGAATTGCAAATTTTAAAAAACCGAAACCTTGCACCAGCAGTTAATCGTTTTGCAATTGATGCGATTGTGCTTATTGTAAACGAAAAGTCGGCTGACACGTTAATAACGGTTAATCAAATCAAACAGATGCTTAGCGGCAAAATCAACACTGATAAGAACATCGTTTTTGATAACCCTAACTCAAGTTTGGTAAGATATTTGAAAGATTTTTCTGGAAATGAGCTAAAACAGAAAAATATTTATGCACTAAAATCAAATAAAGACGTTATTACTTACGTAAGTGAGCACCCAAACTCTATAGGAATTGTAGGGTTCAGTTGGTTAGACGATCCGGATAAGGATTATGCTGATGCAGTAAGCAAGGTAAAAGTAGTAGGCGTACGAGATGAGAATAATGACAAAGCGCCGACCGAATACTTTAAACCATCACAAGAAACGTTAGCTCTAAAACAATATCCGCTTAGTCGTGGTCTGTATATCCTGGACAGTTCAGGAAAGATGGGTTTAGCAGCAGGTTTTGCTGCTTTTATGAAAAGCGACAAAGGACAACGGATAATTTTGAAATCAGGTTTATTGCCTGATTCTATCCCGCAGAGGGAAATGATTTTGAAAAAGTAA
- a CDS encoding NADH-quinone oxidoreductase subunit A codes for MEAQSLPVNYLPIIIQMVVAIGFVVTTMFFTHKLGPKRQTADKLTPFESGIEVVGNARTPVSIKYFLVAILFVLFDVEVIFMYPWAVNFKQMGTEGLIEMFIFMGTLLLGFIYVLKKGALDWN; via the coding sequence ATGGAAGCACAAAGTTTACCGGTTAACTATTTACCGATAATCATTCAAATGGTAGTAGCCATAGGTTTTGTGGTAACTACAATGTTTTTTACCCACAAATTGGGTCCTAAACGTCAAACCGCCGATAAGTTAACACCTTTTGAGTCGGGTATTGAGGTAGTGGGTAACGCACGTACGCCGGTATCCATTAAGTATTTCCTGGTAGCTATTCTGTTTGTGCTATTTGATGTGGAGGTGATATTTATGTATCCATGGGCTGTGAATTTTAAACAGATGGGTACTGAAGGTCTTATTGAGATGTTCATCTTTATGGGCACGCTGCTTTTAGGGTTTATTTACGTACTTAAAAAAGGCGCACTCGATTGGAATTGA
- a CDS encoding tetratricopeptide repeat protein gives MTNLKSKVAGAAVGLVFIGSSVFAQSLADAKKAIDAEQYQKAKSMLKNLTASQPTKDENFFYLGWVYLQEDYADSAKAAFSKGIAANPKSALNYAGLGAVARVNKDQAGAQSNFNQATTLAGKDSKPYVYVGEAYMLDPNPDANAAIAVLNKGIAVNSKDPELFIALGDAYRSQLKSNEAYKAYADALNLNPKSAAAKVATGVLWRYANNWEDSEKEFKDALAIDPNFGPAYREWAETDVRWAQKVPAQASAKINESVEQYRKFMNLTDNSVESRLRYADFLYQAGKFKDLQTEATTLTQAKNANARAYRYLGYAAYENNDPATAKTALNTWLSKADPKRVIPYDYYYLGRIQLKDKDTTAALQTLEKTVQLDSTMGDLYADIAKIYYAKRDYQKAGDAYQKYTAKSKNAKLNDYFAQGFSYYYAYGDQLSSKATPKPVADTMLLVKADSAFSHIQNALTTPNPTVTLYRARLYDLKEKDRNNIVGYARPYYEKLISILSAKQPIADADKKNLAEAYAYLGAFAEYKEKDNAKATENYTKAREYDPTNKQVQFFFQKKSAPAKSTSKGK, from the coding sequence ATGACTAATTTGAAAAGTAAAGTAGCTGGAGCAGCCGTAGGCCTGGTATTTATAGGTTCATCAGTTTTTGCGCAGAGTCTTGCCGACGCCAAGAAAGCTATTGACGCCGAACAATATCAGAAAGCTAAGTCGATGCTAAAAAATCTGACAGCTTCTCAACCAACTAAAGACGAGAATTTCTTTTACCTGGGCTGGGTTTATCTTCAAGAAGATTACGCAGATTCTGCCAAGGCAGCTTTTAGCAAAGGTATAGCAGCTAATCCAAAATCAGCATTAAACTATGCAGGTTTAGGTGCGGTTGCAAGGGTTAATAAAGACCAGGCCGGTGCACAAAGTAACTTCAATCAGGCTACTACATTGGCTGGTAAAGACTCTAAACCATATGTATACGTAGGTGAGGCTTACATGCTTGATCCTAACCCGGATGCTAATGCAGCTATTGCTGTTTTAAATAAAGGTATTGCTGTAAATAGCAAAGATCCTGAATTGTTTATTGCTTTAGGTGATGCGTACCGGTCACAGCTAAAAAGTAATGAGGCTTATAAAGCTTATGCAGACGCGCTTAACTTAAATCCAAAATCGGCAGCAGCTAAAGTAGCCACTGGTGTGCTTTGGAGATATGCTAACAACTGGGAAGACTCTGAGAAAGAGTTTAAAGATGCCTTAGCCATTGATCCAAACTTTGGTCCGGCTTACCGCGAGTGGGCTGAAACTGACGTACGCTGGGCACAAAAAGTTCCTGCTCAAGCTTCGGCAAAAATCAACGAATCTGTTGAGCAGTATCGTAAATTCATGAATTTAACTGATAACTCAGTAGAGTCACGTTTACGTTATGCCGACTTTTTATACCAAGCCGGTAAATTTAAAGATTTACAAACCGAGGCAACTACTTTAACACAGGCTAAAAATGCTAATGCAAGAGCTTATCGTTATTTGGGTTACGCCGCATACGAAAACAATGACCCGGCCACTGCTAAAACAGCATTAAATACCTGGTTATCCAAAGCTGATCCTAAACGGGTTATTCCTTATGATTATTATTATTTAGGCCGTATTCAGTTAAAAGACAAAGATACTACTGCTGCGCTCCAGACCTTGGAAAAAACCGTGCAACTGGACAGCACTATGGGTGATTTGTATGCAGACATTGCTAAGATATATTACGCAAAACGTGATTATCAAAAAGCAGGTGATGCTTATCAGAAGTATACTGCTAAGTCAAAAAATGCTAAATTAAACGATTATTTTGCTCAAGGTTTTAGCTACTACTATGCTTATGGTGATCAGCTTTCGAGCAAAGCTACTCCAAAACCAGTAGCTGATACCATGTTATTAGTAAAAGCCGATTCTGCTTTCTCACATATACAAAATGCTTTAACCACGCCTAACCCTACGGTTACGCTTTACAGAGCACGTTTGTACGATTTAAAAGAGAAAGACCGCAACAACATTGTAGGTTATGCCAGGCCTTATTATGAAAAGCTGATTTCAATCTTATCTGCTAAACAGCCAATAGCTGATGCAGACAAAAAGAATTTAGCTGAGGCTTACGCTTACTTAGGTGCTTTTGCCGAATACAAAGAAAAGGACAATGCTAAGGCTACCGAAAATTATACTAAAGCCCGTGAGTATGACCCAACCAACAAACAGGTGCAGTTCTTCTTCCAGAAAAAGAGCGCTCCGGCCAAGTCGACTTCAAAAGGTAAATAA